CAGGATTGTTAAATGGAATTGTAATCACTTCTTTAGCAATCGACTCTGGTACACCTGCAGAATCTGGCGTGCCGAGCGTTGCGGGGCCGGAACCTGCTGCAACAAGAACAAGATCTGAATGGCCATGGTAGCAGCCTGCGAATTTCATGATTTTTGTTCGGCCTGTATAAGCGCGAGAAACTCGAATTGTCGTCATTACAGCTTCTGTCCCAGAGTTTACAAAGCGTACTTTATCCATTCTTGGCATTGCTTCCTTCAACATTTTTGCAAACTTCACTTCGTGTCGAGTAGGCGTTCCGTATAACAGACCTGTTTGCGCAGCTTTAACGATTGCTTCAGTAATATGTGGATGGGCATGACCCGTAATAATTGGTCCATATGCAGCAAGATAGTCGATGTATTTATTGCCGTCGACATCCCAGAAGTAAGCGCCTTCTGCACGTTCCATTACTGTAGGAGCTCCGCCACCAACTGCATGGTATCCGCGTGATGGGCTATTTACCCCTCCTACGATATGTTCGCAAGCTTCATTATAGATTTCCTCTGAATTCGTTCTGATCATTTCAATTCCTCCGTTCAATTCATTACCCTCTCTATTCTAAACATAATGGTGCAGATAGCCAAAGAATTTGAAACTAGAGGGCGCGTTCTGTACGATTAAGGAAAGAATATATTGGAGGAATGGATAATGACGACACTTGAAGGTATGCATGCACCGGAATTTACATTGCCAAAAGAGAATGGGGAAATGATTTCACTAAAAGACTTTGCAGGTGAAAAGTATGTCGTCCTCTATTTTTATCCGAAAGATTCAACGCCTGGCTGTACAACGCAAGCATGTGACTTCCGCGATTCGTATGAAGATTTTAGTAAGTTGAATGCTGTTGTACTTGGCGTGAGTCCGGATAGCGAAGCAACACATAAGAAATTTATTGGAAAGCACGGCTTGCCGTTCTCTTTGTTGGTGGATGAAGAGCATATAGTTGCTGAAAAATACGATGTCTGGAAACTGAAAAAGATGTTCGGTAAAGAGTATATGGGTATTGAGCGTTCTACATTCTTGATTGATCCGACAGGGACGGTCGTAAAAGAGTGGCGAAAAGTGAAGGTAGAAGGGCATATAAATGAAGCACTTGCGACACTAGAACAACTAACGCAATCTTGAGGGGGAAGAGTAATGGAGGTGTTATTTACATTTGATATGAAGAAACATCAGGAAGAGGGGCTTATCACTAGGTTTCCTGAAGTAAGATTTCATTTCAATAAAAAACCAGAGGATAAGGAAATTCAGACGGCAACTATTATCGTAACGTATGG
This Sporosarcina sp. ANT_H38 DNA region includes the following protein-coding sequences:
- the bcp gene encoding thioredoxin-dependent thiol peroxidase, whose product is MTTLEGMHAPEFTLPKENGEMISLKDFAGEKYVVLYFYPKDSTPGCTTQACDFRDSYEDFSKLNAVVLGVSPDSEATHKKFIGKHGLPFSLLVDEEHIVAEKYDVWKLKKMFGKEYMGIERSTFLIDPTGTVVKEWRKVKVEGHINEALATLEQLTQS